One Defluviimonas sp. SAOS-178_SWC DNA window includes the following coding sequences:
- a CDS encoding xanthine dehydrogenase family protein molybdopterin-binding subunit has protein sequence MPKDHGIGASSKRREDVRFLTGKGRYTDDINLRGHAHAVFVRSQVAHGKIRKIDTSDAEAMPGVLKVFTAADFDGKGGVPCGWQIHDRAGNPMLEPKHPILAEGKVRYVGDAIACVVAETLEEARDAAEAVVVDIDELPAVVDMKAAVQGGPLVHDEVGSNLCYDWGFIEDNKAATDEAFKKAHHVTTLELVNNRLVPNAMEPRVAIGDYSQAGDDYTLYTTSQNPHVIRLLMGAFVLSIPEHKLRVVAPDVGGGFGSKIFHYVEEAFVTHAAKVVGRPVKWTCSRSESFLTDAHGRDHVTKIELALDKDGMFQAIRTETYANMGAYLSTFAPSVPTYLHGTLMAGNYKTPHIYVNVKAVFTNTVPVDAYRGAGRPEATFQLERVIDKAAREMGIDPIEIRRRNFVGKDEFPYQTPVAVQYDTGNYQATMDKLEEIADLAGFEKRRTESAKKGLLRGLGVNCYIEACGIAPSNLVGQLGARAGLYESATVRVNATGGLVVMTGSHSHGQGHETAFPQVISEMIGIPENMIEVVHGDTANTPMGMGTYGSRSLAVGGSAMVKATNKIIAKAKKIAAHLMEAAEGDIELKDGKFSVAGTDKSVDWGAVCLAAYVPHNYPLEDLEPGLEETAFYDPSNFTYPAGAYACEVEVDPETGKVTVCSFAAADDFGNVINPMIVSGQVHGGLAQGIGQALLEAAAYDENGQLLSGSYMDYAMPRADDVPFYKVDHSCQTPCTHNPLGVKGCGEAGAIGSPPAVVNAVIDALQRGGHKHVTHIDMPVSPSRVWSAING, from the coding sequence ATGCCGAAAGATCACGGTATTGGCGCCAGCAGCAAGCGGCGCGAGGATGTGCGGTTCCTGACCGGCAAGGGCCGCTACACAGATGACATCAACCTGCGCGGACATGCACATGCGGTCTTCGTCCGCTCCCAGGTCGCGCATGGCAAGATCCGCAAGATCGACACCAGCGATGCCGAGGCGATGCCCGGCGTGCTCAAGGTCTTCACCGCCGCAGACTTCGACGGCAAGGGCGGTGTGCCCTGTGGCTGGCAGATCCATGACCGCGCCGGCAACCCGATGCTGGAGCCAAAGCACCCGATCCTCGCCGAGGGCAAGGTGCGCTACGTCGGTGACGCCATCGCCTGCGTGGTGGCCGAGACGCTGGAAGAGGCGCGCGACGCGGCCGAGGCGGTCGTCGTCGACATCGACGAACTGCCCGCCGTCGTGGACATGAAGGCCGCCGTTCAGGGCGGCCCGCTCGTTCATGACGAGGTGGGGTCCAACCTCTGCTACGACTGGGGATTCATCGAGGACAACAAGGCCGCGACCGACGAGGCGTTCAAGAAGGCGCATCACGTCACGACGCTGGAACTGGTCAACAACCGGCTGGTGCCGAACGCGATGGAACCGCGCGTCGCCATTGGCGACTATTCCCAGGCGGGCGACGACTACACGCTCTACACCACGAGCCAGAACCCGCATGTGATCCGGCTTCTGATGGGGGCCTTCGTGCTTTCCATCCCGGAACACAAGCTGCGGGTCGTTGCGCCGGACGTGGGCGGCGGCTTCGGATCGAAGATCTTCCACTATGTCGAGGAAGCCTTCGTCACCCATGCCGCAAAGGTCGTCGGGCGTCCGGTCAAATGGACCTGCTCGCGCTCGGAGAGTTTCCTGACCGACGCGCATGGCCGCGACCATGTGACGAAGATCGAACTCGCGCTCGACAAGGATGGCATGTTCCAGGCGATCCGGACCGAGACCTACGCGAATATGGGCGCCTATCTTTCCACCTTCGCGCCTTCCGTGCCGACCTACTTGCACGGCACGCTGATGGCCGGGAACTACAAGACCCCGCATATCTACGTGAACGTGAAGGCGGTCTTTACCAACACCGTTCCCGTCGACGCCTATCGCGGCGCCGGCCGGCCGGAGGCGACCTTCCAGCTTGAACGTGTCATCGACAAGGCGGCGCGCGAAATGGGGATCGACCCGATAGAGATCCGGCGGAGAAACTTTGTCGGAAAGGACGAGTTCCCCTATCAGACCCCGGTCGCAGTACAGTACGACACCGGCAACTATCAAGCGACGATGGACAAGCTTGAAGAGATCGCTGACCTCGCCGGGTTCGAGAAGCGCCGGACTGAAAGCGCGAAGAAGGGCCTGCTGCGCGGTCTCGGCGTGAACTGCTACATCGAGGCCTGCGGCATTGCCCCCAGTAACCTCGTCGGACAGCTCGGCGCCCGGGCGGGCCTTTACGAAAGCGCGACCGTGCGGGTGAACGCCACCGGCGGGCTTGTCGTGATGACCGGCAGCCACAGCCACGGACAGGGCCACGAGACGGCGTTCCCGCAGGTGATCTCCGAGATGATTGGCATTCCCGAGAACATGATCGAGGTCGTGCACGGCGACACCGCCAACACGCCGATGGGGATGGGCACGTACGGCTCACGCTCTCTCGCGGTCGGCGGATCGGCGATGGTCAAGGCGACGAACAAGATCATCGCCAAGGCCAAGAAGATTGCGGCCCACCTGATGGAGGCCGCCGAGGGCGATATCGAACTGAAGGACGGCAAGTTTTCCGTCGCCGGCACCGACAAGTCGGTGGACTGGGGCGCGGTCTGCCTTGCCGCCTACGTTCCGCACAACTACCCGCTCGAAGATCTCGAGCCGGGGCTGGAGGAAACCGCCTTCTACGATCCGTCGAACTTCACCTATCCCGCCGGCGCCTATGCCTGCGAGGTGGAGGTCGATCCGGAAACCGGGAAGGTCACGGTCTGCTCGTTCGCGGCGGCCGACGATTTCGGCAACGTCATCAATCCGATGATCGTCTCGGGTCAGGTCCATGGCGGGCTGGCGCAGGGGATCGGGCAGGCGCTTCTGGAAGCGGCGGCCTATGACGAGAACGGCCAGCTCCTGTCGGGCAGCTACATGGACTATGCCATGCCGCGCGCCGACGATGTGCCGTTCTACAAGGTCGACCATTCCTGCCAGACGC
- a CDS encoding (2Fe-2S)-binding protein gives MKVSLTVNGKAVSGEAEGRTLLSSFLREGLGLTGTHVGCDTSQCGACVVHVDGKAVKSCTIFAADADGANVTTIEGMANPDGTLGRIQQAFQDHHGLQCGFCTPGMVMSAAALLSENPQPTEADVRHYLEGNICRCTGYHNIVKAVLAASGQDVSKIAAE, from the coding sequence ATGAAAGTTTCACTGACCGTGAACGGCAAAGCCGTTTCCGGCGAGGCGGAGGGGCGCACGCTGTTGTCGTCGTTCCTGCGCGAGGGGCTCGGCCTGACTGGCACCCATGTCGGCTGCGACACATCGCAGTGCGGCGCCTGTGTTGTCCATGTGGATGGAAAGGCGGTGAAAAGCTGCACAATCTTCGCGGCCGATGCCGACGGCGCCAACGTCACGACGATCGAGGGCATGGCCAATCCCGACGGCACGCTCGGCCGGATTCAGCAGGCGTTCCAGGATCATCACGGGCTCCAGTGCGGCTTCTGTACGCCCGGCATGGTGATGTCGGCGGCTGCCCTTCTGTCTGAGAACCCGCAGCCGACCGAGGCCGACGTGCGGCACTACCTCGAAGGCAACATCTGCCGCTGCACCGGTTACCACAACATCGTCAAGGCGGTCCTCGCCGCGTCCGGACAGGACGTGTCGAAGATCGCGGCCGAGTGA
- a CDS encoding CoxG family protein yields MQLTDSRDIKASPDAIWAAILDPAILMASIPGCESLTGSPEEGYEAVVVQKVGPVKARFTGVVTLSDIQPGRAVTITGEGKGGPAGFAKGGARVTLAPEGEGTRLSYDVEAMVGGKLAQLGSRIIDGFAKKLADQFFERLQETIEGPADPQVPEPEGDGEKKGWLKRTFGG; encoded by the coding sequence ATGCAGCTCACCGACAGCCGAGACATCAAGGCCAGCCCCGACGCCATATGGGCGGCGATCCTCGATCCTGCCATTCTGATGGCCTCGATTCCCGGCTGCGAAAGCCTCACCGGTTCACCCGAGGAGGGGTACGAGGCGGTGGTCGTGCAGAAGGTCGGACCGGTCAAGGCGCGCTTCACCGGTGTCGTCACGCTCTCCGATATCCAGCCCGGCCGCGCGGTGACCATCACCGGCGAGGGCAAGGGCGGACCCGCCGGATTCGCCAAGGGCGGCGCCAGGGTGACGCTCGCGCCCGAGGGCGAAGGCACCCGGCTGTCCTACGACGTCGAGGCGATGGTGGGCGGCAAGCTCGCCCAACTCGGCAGCCGGATCATCGACGGCTTCGCAAAGAAGCTCGCTGACCAGTTTTTCGAACGGCTCCAGGAGACGATCGAGGGGCCGGCGGACCCGCAAGTGCCAGAACCCGAAGGGGACGGTGAAAAGAAAGGTTGGCTCAAGCGCACATTCGGCGGCTGA
- a CDS encoding vWA domain-containing protein produces MADLAPLDIPEDGKLTANITHFARALRKAGLRIGPGRVLDAIRAVEAAGFSEKRDFYWVLHAVFVSRPEERAVFAQIFRLYWRDPRYLEHMMSLMLPAVRGVQEDRRAAAAEKRAAEALLDGVARDTPEMGEGENDEVQIEADATATISAEERLRTLDFEQMSVAEIAEAKRMIAKLELPVRPLASRRTRTDPAGRVADWRATMRQAMRRGGEMQALVTRRRRERWPNLVVLCDISGSMSQYSRMVLHFVHAVANRKGAGWAKVHAFTFGTRLTNITRHLAHRDVDAALAAAGAEAQDWQGGTRIGSCLHAFNRDWSRRVMGQGAVVILISDGLDRDPAADLSREMERLHLSARRLIWINPLLRWDGFVPKARGIAAMLPHVDSFRAGHSIASLDDLGRAIGAARDSGEKDRLMRLIGV; encoded by the coding sequence ATGGCTGACCTCGCCCCCCTCGACATCCCCGAGGACGGCAAGCTCACCGCCAATATCACCCATTTCGCCCGGGCGCTCCGCAAGGCCGGACTCAGGATCGGCCCGGGCCGGGTTCTCGACGCGATCCGCGCGGTGGAGGCGGCGGGGTTCTCCGAGAAGCGCGATTTCTACTGGGTCCTCCACGCCGTCTTCGTCTCCCGTCCCGAGGAGCGCGCCGTCTTCGCCCAGATCTTCCGGCTCTACTGGCGCGATCCGCGCTATCTCGAACACATGATGAGCCTGATGCTGCCGGCAGTGCGCGGCGTGCAGGAGGACCGCCGTGCGGCGGCGGCGGAAAAGCGCGCGGCCGAGGCGCTCTTGGACGGCGTCGCCCGCGACACGCCCGAAATGGGCGAAGGCGAGAACGACGAGGTGCAGATCGAGGCCGATGCGACCGCGACAATCTCGGCCGAGGAGCGGCTGCGCACGCTCGATTTCGAGCAGATGTCGGTCGCCGAGATCGCCGAGGCGAAGCGCATGATCGCGAAGCTGGAGCTGCCCGTCCGCCCGCTCGCCTCGCGCCGGACCCGGACCGATCCGGCCGGCCGCGTCGCCGACTGGCGGGCGACGATGCGGCAGGCGATGCGGCGCGGCGGCGAGATGCAGGCCCTCGTGACCCGAAGGCGCCGCGAACGCTGGCCGAACCTCGTCGTTCTGTGCGACATCTCGGGTTCGATGTCGCAATACAGCCGGATGGTGCTGCACTTCGTCCACGCGGTGGCCAACCGCAAGGGCGCGGGCTGGGCCAAGGTCCATGCCTTCACCTTCGGCACGAGGCTGACCAACATCACCCGCCACCTCGCGCATCGGGACGTCGACGCCGCGCTTGCCGCCGCCGGGGCGGAGGCACAGGACTGGCAAGGCGGCACGAGGATCGGCAGCTGCCTCCACGCCTTCAACCGCGACTGGTCTCGGCGGGTGATGGGGCAAGGCGCCGTCGTCATTCTCATCTCCGACGGCCTCGACCGCGACCCGGCCGCCGACCTGTCGCGCGAGATGGAGCGGCTTCACCTTTCCGCGCGCCGTCTCATCTGGATCAATCCGCTCTTGCGCTGGGACGGGTTCGTGCCAAAGGCGCGCGGCATCGCGGCCATGTTGCCGCATGTCGACAGTTTCCGTGCCGGTCACTCCATCGCCTCGCTCGACGACCTCGGCCGCGCCATCGGCGCCGCAAGGGATTCAGGCGAGAAGGATCGGCTGATGCGGTTGATCGGCGTTTGA
- a CDS encoding AAA family ATPase encodes MPHLPEDIHAVGRLLADENYVADRALATVVFLALKLGRPLFLEGEAGTGKTEIAKAIAAALGRRLIRLQCYEGLDAASAVCDWNFAAQMIAIRTAEAGGTADRDALRAELFTEDYLIERPLLAAMRPQPGGAPVLLIDELDRTDEPFEAFLLEALSDFQVTIPELGTIRAPEPPIVILTSNRTREVHDALKRRCLYHWVDYPTFDREMAILHARAPEATESLSREIVAFVQKLRTEDLFKKPGVAETIDWAKCLLALDVIALSPEVIADTLGAILKYQDDIAKITGSPAKKLLDEVRADLAPA; translated from the coding sequence ATGCCCCACCTGCCCGAAGACATACACGCTGTTGGCCGGCTTCTCGCCGACGAGAATTATGTTGCCGACCGGGCGCTGGCCACGGTCGTCTTTCTCGCGCTGAAACTCGGCCGGCCACTCTTTCTCGAAGGCGAGGCCGGCACCGGCAAAACCGAGATCGCGAAGGCCATCGCCGCCGCCCTCGGCCGCCGCCTGATCCGGCTCCAGTGCTACGAGGGGCTCGACGCGGCCTCCGCCGTCTGCGACTGGAACTTCGCCGCCCAGATGATCGCGATCCGCACCGCCGAGGCCGGCGGCACTGCCGATCGCGACGCGCTCCGGGCCGAGCTCTTCACCGAGGATTACCTCATCGAGCGCCCGCTCCTTGCCGCGATGCGGCCGCAGCCCGGCGGCGCACCGGTTCTCCTGATCGACGAACTCGACCGCACCGACGAGCCTTTCGAGGCGTTTCTCCTCGAAGCCCTTTCGGATTTCCAGGTGACGATTCCGGAACTCGGCACGATACGCGCGCCCGAGCCGCCCATCGTGATCCTCACCTCGAACCGGACGCGCGAGGTTCACGACGCGCTCAAACGGCGCTGCCTTTACCACTGGGTCGACTACCCGACCTTCGACCGCGAGATGGCGATCCTCCATGCCCGCGCCCCCGAGGCGACCGAAAGCCTCAGCCGCGAGATCGTCGCCTTCGTCCAGAAACTCCGGACCGAAGACCTCTTCAAGAAACCCGGCGTCGCCGAAACCATCGACTGGGCCAAGTGTCTCCTCGCCCTCGATGTCATCGCGCTCTCTCCCGAGGTCATCGCCGACACGCTCGGCGCGATCCTGAAATACCAGGACGATATCGCGAAGATCACCGGATCGCCGGCCAAGAAACTCCTCGACGAGGTCCGCGCCGATCTCGCGCCGGCATGA
- a CDS encoding sensor histidine kinase: MRQAIGLVAVVAVVNLVTLGLAYLKLRGGVEDALRANLSQHMAGFQVAASPTALEILVAAEADVADPAQRVFVYIAPDGRVTGNADAFLTGDGVEIRRKPDGRPLGSDGYFPRVERMAGGILVVGESRAPLSELRETFLVLLLLSLAPTVLISLGAGAMIAARARRRVDQIEATLARLSEGALDARIPTQPGREDDLARIGARINRMAAAQEASTEALRQVSADIAHDLKTPLQRMTVLLHDLRDSLPDDGAEAALADRAIAEAEGAVGVFHSLLQIAQIEGGGVRARFEPVDLARVAAEIAELYTPSAEESGHRIALNLPNAPITISGNRGLIGQALANLIENALRHTPSGTEISISVGRIGGRPELEVADHGPGIPEAERGNVLRRLYRLEQSRTTPGNGLGLALVAATAAAHGAELILGDNAPGLRIRLLFPAPPDAPSHPA, translated from the coding sequence ATGCGCCAGGCGATCGGGCTCGTTGCCGTGGTCGCGGTGGTGAACCTCGTGACGTTGGGTCTCGCCTATCTCAAGCTGCGCGGCGGGGTCGAGGACGCGCTTCGCGCCAACCTCTCCCAGCACATGGCCGGATTCCAGGTCGCGGCCTCTCCGACCGCGCTCGAAATCCTCGTCGCGGCCGAGGCCGACGTCGCGGATCCGGCCCAGCGTGTTTTCGTCTATATTGCCCCTGATGGCCGCGTCACCGGCAATGCCGATGCGTTCCTGACCGGCGACGGCGTGGAGATCCGCCGCAAACCTGACGGCAGACCACTCGGGAGCGACGGGTACTTTCCCAGGGTCGAACGGATGGCGGGCGGCATCCTCGTCGTCGGCGAAAGCCGCGCGCCGCTCAGCGAGCTGCGCGAAACCTTCCTTGTCCTCCTGCTTCTCAGTCTTGCCCCGACTGTTCTCATCTCGCTCGGTGCTGGCGCGATGATCGCCGCGCGAGCGCGCCGCCGCGTCGATCAGATCGAGGCGACGCTCGCCCGGCTCTCGGAAGGCGCGCTCGACGCGCGGATACCGACCCAACCGGGGCGCGAGGACGACCTCGCCCGCATCGGCGCGCGGATCAACCGCATGGCCGCCGCGCAGGAAGCCTCGACCGAAGCGCTGCGGCAGGTTTCGGCCGACATCGCCCACGACCTCAAGACGCCCTTGCAGCGAATGACCGTGCTTTTGCACGATCTACGCGACAGCCTGCCCGACGACGGTGCCGAAGCCGCCCTAGCCGACCGCGCCATCGCCGAGGCCGAAGGCGCCGTCGGGGTATTCCACTCGCTCCTGCAGATCGCCCAGATCGAAGGCGGCGGCGTCCGGGCACGGTTCGAGCCCGTCGATCTGGCCCGCGTCGCCGCCGAGATCGCAGAACTCTATACGCCGTCGGCGGAAGAAAGCGGCCATCGCATCGCCCTTAATCTGCCGAACGCTCCGATTACGATCTCCGGCAACAGGGGCCTGATCGGCCAGGCGCTTGCCAATCTTATCGAAAACGCACTCCGTCACACCCCTTCCGGAACCGAGATCAGCATTTCGGTCGGTCGGATCGGCGGCAGACCAGAGCTTGAAGTCGCCGATCACGGCCCCGGCATCCCCGAAGCGGAACGCGGCAATGTCCTCCGTCGGCTTTACCGGCTGGAACAGAGCCGGACCACACCGGGCAACGGCCTTGGTCTGGCGCTCGTCGCGGCCACGGCGGCAGCGCATGGGGCCGAACTCATCCTCGGCGACAACGCACCTGGCTTGCGCATCCGGCTGCTATTTCCCGCGCCGCCCGACGCACCTTCACACCCCGCATGA
- a CDS encoding response regulator transcription factor, with protein sequence MKLLLIEDDPTTAAYILKGLREEGHVVDHLSDGRDGLMQAMSGGYDVAIVDRMLPGLDGISLVRALRSAKITVPVIFLTAIGGVDDRIEGLQAGADDYLVKPFAFGELSARIAVLARRAALPVAETVLTAGDLKMDLIARTVTRSGQPIDLLPREFALLEHLLRRKGRVQTRTMLLEGVWDLNFDPQTNVVETHVSRLRAKVDKPFERELIHTVRGAGYKIEG encoded by the coding sequence ATGAAGCTCCTGCTGATCGAAGACGACCCGACAACCGCCGCCTACATCCTGAAGGGGCTGCGCGAGGAAGGCCATGTCGTCGATCACCTGAGCGACGGGCGCGACGGGTTGATGCAGGCGATGTCGGGCGGGTACGACGTTGCGATCGTCGACCGGATGTTGCCCGGCCTCGACGGGATCTCCCTGGTCCGGGCGCTGCGGTCGGCCAAGATCACCGTGCCGGTGATCTTCCTCACGGCGATCGGCGGCGTCGATGACCGGATCGAGGGGCTGCAGGCGGGCGCCGACGACTACCTCGTCAAACCCTTCGCCTTCGGTGAACTCTCGGCGCGGATCGCCGTTCTGGCCCGTCGCGCCGCCTTGCCGGTGGCCGAGACGGTGCTGACCGCGGGCGACCTGAAGATGGACCTGATCGCGCGCACCGTCACCCGGTCCGGCCAACCCATCGACCTTCTCCCCCGCGAATTCGCGCTCCTTGAACACCTTCTGCGCCGCAAGGGCAGGGTTCAGACCCGGACGATGCTTCTGGAAGGAGTGTGGGATCTCAACTTCGATCCGCAGACGAATGTCGTGGAAACCCATGTGAGCCGGCTGCGGGCCAAGGTCGACAAACCGTTCGAGCGCGAATTGATCCACACGGTGCGCGGCGCCGGCTACAAGATCGAGGGCTGA
- a CDS encoding Do family serine endopeptidase, translating into MQMSRGFLRGRVPALVVGALMGATALTAAAPAFMPQPAYAFAAPQGGYVDLVAKVAPAVVYIEVTKAAAPADFNSESMPQGFPFDQFMQRFGMPMPGQPGMPGTPFGGAPEMHGVGTGFIISADGQIVTNAHVVDGADSVMVTLADGRKVEGKVLGADPATDIALIKVEAGKDLPTVAFGDSTQLKVGQDVVAIGNPFGLGNSVTSGIVSALGRDINSGPFDNYIQTDAAINKGNSGGPLFNADGEVVGINTAIFSPSGGSVGIGFAVPSETAKSVVADLGNGGTVERGWLGVQIQPVTEDIAAALGFDKAKGVLIADVNADTPAAKAGLTRGDIVLSVNGTEINDPRELTRMIATDAPGTEVKLGLLRAGKPVDTVVTLGTRPEQPA; encoded by the coding sequence ATGCAGATGTCTCGCGGTTTCCTTCGCGGCCGGGTGCCCGCGCTTGTCGTGGGCGCCCTGATGGGCGCCACGGCGCTGACCGCCGCTGCCCCTGCCTTCATGCCGCAGCCCGCCTATGCCTTTGCTGCGCCTCAAGGGGGCTATGTCGACCTTGTCGCCAAGGTGGCGCCGGCCGTCGTCTATATCGAAGTGACCAAGGCGGCGGCGCCCGCCGATTTCAACTCGGAGAGTATGCCGCAGGGCTTCCCCTTCGACCAGTTCATGCAGCGCTTCGGGATGCCGATGCCGGGCCAGCCGGGAATGCCGGGCACCCCCTTCGGCGGCGCGCCCGAGATGCACGGTGTCGGCACCGGCTTTATCATCTCGGCTGACGGCCAGATCGTCACCAACGCCCATGTCGTTGACGGTGCCGACAGCGTGATGGTCACGCTCGCCGATGGCCGCAAGGTCGAGGGCAAGGTCCTTGGCGCCGATCCGGCGACGGATATTGCGCTGATCAAGGTCGAGGCGGGCAAGGATCTGCCCACCGTCGCGTTTGGCGATTCCACGCAGCTCAAGGTCGGTCAGGACGTCGTGGCGATCGGCAATCCCTTTGGCCTGGGTAATTCGGTGACGTCGGGGATCGTTTCGGCGCTGGGCCGTGACATCAATTCCGGCCCCTTCGACAACTACATCCAGACCGATGCAGCAATCAACAAGGGCAATTCCGGCGGCCCGCTCTTTAATGCCGATGGCGAGGTCGTGGGCATCAACACAGCGATCTTCTCGCCTTCCGGCGGATCGGTCGGGATCGGCTTTGCGGTGCCGTCCGAGACCGCGAAATCGGTTGTCGCCGATCTCGGCAATGGCGGCACGGTCGAACGCGGCTGGCTTGGCGTGCAGATCCAGCCGGTGACCGAGGATATTGCCGCAGCGCTCGGCTTCGACAAGGCCAAGGGCGTGCTGATTGCCGATGTCAACGCCGATACGCCGGCCGCCAAGGCTGGGCTGACCCGGGGCGACATCGTGCTCAGCGTCAATGGCACCGAGATCAATGATCCGCGCGAGCTGACGCGGATGATCGCGACGGACGCGCCCGGTACGGAGGTGAAACTCGGGCTGCTGCGCGCGGGCAAGCCGGTCGATACCGTGGTCACG